In Aureibaculum algae, the following are encoded in one genomic region:
- a CDS encoding metallophosphoesterase family protein, with protein MGKIDTDFNSNRRSALKKMGLVAGALTISPLVSATTLKDGDSKKNNVLRVAHITDIHIRPEHDAPNRFEKCLADIKKHNVDFFLNGGDVIYAANYKNIARDRVHEQWNIWKDLRSKFSEYEMYCCLGNHDMWWAAPEKTDPMYGKEYVVQQLEMPATYYSFDKEGWHFIILDSMNDKTIALGEAQRNWLAEDLEKLPAGSSIVIMSHCPILSASGVFKNGNHKDYEEITKLLYKHKDKKINCFSGHIHLLDAAVYNNVNYFVTGAVSGAWWEEGDEHSAQKYWYRETPPGYAIIDLFDDGTLENTYYPHPY; from the coding sequence TTGGGTAAAATAGATACAGATTTTAATTCGAATAGACGGAGTGCGTTGAAAAAAATGGGTTTGGTTGCTGGTGCATTAACAATTTCACCTTTAGTTTCTGCAACGACTCTAAAGGACGGCGATAGTAAAAAGAATAACGTATTAAGGGTTGCCCATATAACGGATATTCATATAAGACCAGAACACGACGCTCCAAATCGCTTTGAAAAATGTTTAGCCGATATAAAGAAACATAATGTTGATTTTTTTCTTAATGGAGGAGATGTTATTTATGCCGCAAATTATAAAAACATAGCAAGAGATAGAGTTCATGAACAATGGAATATTTGGAAAGACCTAAGAAGTAAGTTTTCTGAATATGAAATGTATTGTTGTTTAGGAAATCATGATATGTGGTGGGCGGCTCCAGAAAAAACTGATCCTATGTATGGTAAAGAATATGTAGTACAACAATTAGAGATGCCAGCTACTTATTATAGTTTTGATAAAGAAGGTTGGCATTTTATCATATTAGATAGCATGAATGATAAGACCATTGCTTTAGGTGAAGCACAACGCAATTGGTTAGCTGAAGATTTAGAGAAATTACCAGCAGGCTCTTCAATTGTAATAATGTCTCATTGCCCTATTTTGAGTGCGAGTGGTGTTTTTAAAAATGGCAACCATAAAGATTATGAAGAAATAACCAAACTTTTATATAAGCATAAAGACAAAAAAATAAATTGTTTTAGTGGTCACATTCATTTGCTAGATGCTGCAGTTTATAATAATGTAAATTATTTTGTTACTGGTGCGGTAAGTGGTGCTTGGTGGGAAGAAGGAGATGAACATTCTGCACAGAAATACTGGTATAGAGAAACCCCACCAGGATATGCTATTATCGATTTGTTTGATGATGGTACACTTGAAAATACTTATTATCCTCACCCTTATTAA
- a CDS encoding GH36-type glycosyl hydrolase domain-containing protein, whose product MYKILSSGLLFLMLGCSVQKENNELVDKIETNKEFKYVKDKALEIVKTGFNAGDGYGEVWIRDYNTFIDLSADVYPASELKENLLVFFRMQGDDGNILDGFTPVEKVSKEATDFSYFELEPRYAGHKNTVETDQESSLIQTIYKYVKKTGDTSILNEKVGDKTVAERMKWAMQFLLDHRFSDKYGLIWGVTTADWGDV is encoded by the coding sequence ATGTATAAGATATTAAGTTCAGGTCTGTTGTTTCTAATGCTAGGGTGTTCTGTACAAAAAGAAAATAATGAGTTAGTTGATAAAATAGAAACAAATAAAGAGTTTAAATACGTAAAAGATAAAGCTCTTGAAATAGTGAAAACGGGTTTTAACGCTGGTGATGGATATGGCGAAGTTTGGATAAGAGATTATAACACCTTCATTGATCTTTCTGCAGACGTATATCCTGCTTCTGAATTGAAAGAAAATTTGCTTGTCTTCTTTCGAATGCAAGGTGATGATGGAAACATTTTAGATGGATTTACACCTGTAGAGAAGGTAAGTAAAGAAGCAACAGATTTTAGTTATTTTGAACTTGAACCCCGTTACGCAGGTCATAAAAATACCGTTGAAACGGATCAAGAATCTTCTTTAATTCAAACGATATACAAATATGTTAAAAAAACAGGAGACACATCTATTCTCAATGAAAAAGTAGGTGATAAAACGGTAGCAGAACGTATGAAATGGGCAATGCAATTCCTATTAGATCATCGATTTTCTGATAAATATGGTTTAATTTGGGGAGTAACCACTGCAGATTGGGGAGATGTATAG
- a CDS encoding GntR family transcriptional regulator encodes MDFKLDLDSPVPLHAQIEVYLRELITKEEYKNGDSFLPKEVSLAKKLGVSRNTIRHALNRLVNEGLIERKKGVGSKVTTKRILMRLDNWISFTKEMKNQGIEVVNYLVNISLITPEEDVCKALSIDAKKKVWKLEKIRGSKNAKYLYSVSYFHPRVGIKGDENFMRPLYELLEEKHDVIVALSKEKLRAIKADYKIAAMLDLGKDVALLQRERIVLDTGERPVEYNIVYYHTDYFTYDIDIKREFNTKS; translated from the coding sequence ATGGATTTTAAATTAGATTTAGACAGCCCTGTTCCACTTCATGCACAGATTGAAGTTTATTTAAGAGAGCTTATCACTAAAGAGGAGTATAAAAATGGAGATTCATTTTTACCTAAAGAAGTTAGCTTGGCAAAAAAGTTGGGAGTGTCTAGAAACACTATAAGACATGCACTTAATAGATTGGTAAATGAAGGGTTAATTGAGCGTAAAAAAGGAGTGGGTTCAAAGGTAACAACCAAAAGAATATTAATGCGATTGGATAATTGGATTTCTTTTACCAAAGAAATGAAAAACCAGGGCATTGAAGTGGTAAATTATCTTGTTAATATATCATTGATAACTCCAGAAGAAGATGTTTGTAAGGCATTATCAATTGATGCCAAAAAGAAAGTTTGGAAATTAGAAAAAATAAGGGGTTCAAAAAACGCAAAATATTTATACTCAGTTTCTTATTTTCATCCGAGAGTGGGCATTAAAGGAGATGAAAATTTTATGAGACCATTGTATGAATTGCTAGAGGAAAAACACGATGTGATTGTAGCCTTATCTAAGGAAAAATTAAGGGCAATCAAAGCGGATTACAAGATTGCGGCAATGCTAGATTTAGGAAAAGATGTTGCCTTATTACAAAGAGAAAGAATAGTGTTAGATACTGGAGAACGGCCAGTAGAATATAATATAGTCTACTATCATACAGATTATTTTACCTATGATATAGATATCAAAAGAGAATTTAACACCAAATCTTAA
- a CDS encoding MmcQ/YjbR family DNA-binding protein, whose amino-acid sequence MNIEDFRDYCLSKKGVTEAFPFDEFTLVFKVLGKMFALTGLNRKPAAVNLKCDPERAMELREEYDGIIIPGYHMSKKHWNTIIFDSRLPESLLHELIDHSYDLVVAGMPRKLRDTL is encoded by the coding sequence ATGAACATAGAAGACTTTCGTGATTATTGTTTAAGTAAAAAAGGGGTGACAGAAGCATTTCCTTTTGACGAATTTACGTTGGTTTTTAAAGTGCTAGGAAAAATGTTTGCCTTAACGGGCTTGAATCGTAAACCTGCCGCAGTAAATTTGAAATGTGACCCTGAACGAGCCATGGAACTCCGTGAAGAATATGATGGAATTATAATTCCTGGTTATCATATGAGTAAAAAGCATTGGAATACCATTATTTTTGATAGTAGATTACCCGAATCATTATTGCATGAACTTATTGATCATTCATATGATTTAGTGGTGGCTGGCATGCCTAGAAAATTACGAGATACACTTTAA
- a CDS encoding ROK family protein translates to MNDSIAIGVDVGGSHISSAAVNLKELKIIPNTIHCVKLDNKASKEEIFKKWSEAINKTIESAGGIGNVNIGVAIPGPFNYKEGIAMFSGDNDKYDSLYNVSVSKELVKYINATDAAMRFLNDATSFGVGVSAIGKARGFNKIIAVTLGTGFGSAFIKNGVPIVVSDEVPVDGCLWDKPYKEGIGDDYFSTRWCIDRYQKITSKRVNGVKEIAEANDEHSKQVFTEFGSNMAEFMIPFIKKFQPGLIVLGGNISNASKFFLPVLEKRIKEAGLKTGFEISQLMEDAAIIGSAKLFDSNFWNSVKNDLPNL, encoded by the coding sequence ATGAATGATTCAATTGCCATTGGTGTTGATGTAGGTGGAAGCCACATTTCAAGTGCCGCAGTTAATTTAAAGGAACTTAAAATAATTCCAAATACTATCCATTGTGTTAAGTTAGATAATAAAGCTAGTAAAGAAGAAATCTTTAAAAAATGGTCAGAAGCAATTAATAAAACGATTGAAAGTGCTGGGGGTATTGGTAATGTAAATATTGGCGTTGCCATACCGGGACCTTTTAACTACAAAGAGGGAATTGCCATGTTTTCTGGAGATAATGATAAGTATGACAGTTTATATAATGTTTCAGTATCAAAAGAATTAGTGAAGTACATTAATGCAACTGATGCTGCTATGCGTTTTTTAAACGATGCAACTTCTTTTGGTGTTGGTGTTTCAGCAATTGGTAAGGCAAGAGGTTTTAATAAAATTATAGCAGTTACTTTAGGTACAGGTTTTGGCTCTGCATTTATAAAGAATGGTGTGCCAATAGTAGTTTCTGATGAGGTTCCTGTAGATGGTTGTTTGTGGGATAAGCCTTATAAAGAGGGTATTGGTGATGATTATTTTTCAACGCGATGGTGTATTGATAGGTATCAGAAAATAACATCAAAAAGAGTTAATGGTGTTAAAGAAATTGCAGAAGCAAACGATGAACATTCTAAACAAGTTTTTACAGAATTTGGTTCGAATATGGCAGAGTTTATGATTCCTTTTATTAAAAAGTTTCAACCTGGGCTAATTGTTCTTGGTGGAAATATTTCTAATGCTTCTAAATTTTTCTTACCTGTTTTAGAAAAAAGAATAAAAGAAGCAGGACTAAAAACAGGTTTTGAAATATCACAATTAATGGAAGATGCTGCCATTATTGGAAGTGCAAAACTATTTGACTCCAATTTCTGGAATAGTGTAAAAAATGATTTACCTAATCTTTAA
- the hemW gene encoding radical SAM family heme chaperone HemW, which yields MSSIYIHIPFCKQACHYCDFHFSTSLQRKEEMIKALAKELVLRKKELNEEVETIYFGGGTPSLLSTVELQYLIDTVYENYTVIDNPEITLEANPDDLTNEKIKELAVSPVNRLSIGIQSFFEEDLKIMNRSHNSEQAKKCLEEATRHFDNITVDLIYGIPNMSNERWKENLQTVFDFGINHISSYALTVEPKTALASFIRNGKYPDVSEELALEHFNILVAATEKRGFINYEVSNFGKPNFFSKHNTSYWLGKSYLGFGPSAHSFNGKQRSWNVSNNIKYCKALRENIIPNETETLSQSDVFNETMMIGLRTIWGVDLEQVENKFGVNFKEKLMENADKFIQKELLELTKDQKLKTTKKGRFLADGIASDLFLVN from the coding sequence ATGTCTTCCATCTACATTCACATACCATTTTGCAAACAAGCTTGTCACTATTGTGATTTTCATTTTTCAACTTCATTACAACGGAAGGAAGAAATGATTAAAGCTTTGGCTAAGGAACTCGTATTGCGTAAAAAAGAACTTAATGAAGAGGTTGAAACTATTTATTTTGGTGGAGGAACGCCATCTCTCTTAAGTACTGTAGAATTACAATATTTAATAGATACGGTTTATGAAAATTATACTGTTATTGATAATCCAGAAATTACGTTAGAGGCTAATCCAGATGATCTGACAAACGAAAAGATTAAAGAGCTTGCCGTTTCTCCAGTCAACAGGTTAAGTATAGGAATTCAATCTTTTTTTGAGGAAGATTTGAAAATTATGAATCGTTCTCATAATTCAGAACAAGCAAAAAAATGTTTAGAAGAAGCCACACGTCATTTTGATAATATTACGGTCGATTTAATTTACGGAATTCCAAATATGTCAAACGAACGTTGGAAAGAAAATTTACAAACCGTTTTTGATTTTGGTATCAATCATATCTCCAGTTATGCCTTAACGGTTGAGCCTAAAACTGCATTGGCAAGTTTTATCCGAAACGGTAAATACCCTGATGTATCAGAAGAACTGGCGTTAGAACATTTTAATATTTTGGTGGCAGCTACAGAAAAGCGTGGATTTATAAATTATGAGGTTTCTAATTTTGGTAAGCCTAATTTTTTTTCAAAACATAACACGTCCTATTGGTTAGGTAAATCGTATTTGGGATTTGGACCTTCGGCTCATTCCTTTAACGGAAAACAAAGAAGTTGGAATGTCTCAAACAATATAAAATATTGTAAAGCATTACGCGAAAATATAATTCCAAATGAAACGGAAACATTATCACAGAGCGATGTTTTTAATGAAACGATGATGATAGGTTTACGCACCATTTGGGGAGTAGATTTAGAACAAGTCGAAAATAAATTCGGTGTTAATTTTAAAGAAAAACTCATGGAAAATGCCGACAAATTTATTCAAAAAGAGCTGTTAGAGCTTACCAAAGACCAAAAATTAAAAACCACTAAAAAAGGTAGATTTTTGGCTGATGGAATTGCTAGTGATCTATTTTTGGTGAATTAG
- a CDS encoding endonuclease/exonuclease/phosphatase family protein, with protein sequence MKNVLLISFVMLFSFVANTQETPIVFKVMAWNILHGANDIENGPENAVKIIKEINPDVILMVETYGSGKMIANSLGYNFHLIAQEGTALDDKSVNLSIFSKFPFEERIDTKFPFYLGGRAILIKGQKINLFSNWFHYLPWNDEPEKMGKTVEELLEWERTETKYKMIQKVLPTIKKYALQTDSIPMIFGGDMNSISHLDWGEDTKEIHENLVVPWYSTKVLEELQLIDSYREVNTNPITHPGITWNSKALKDEHRIDYIFYKSPKLKAIKSASYMAFLNEPFSINGKQINYPSDHGFVVTTFELKE encoded by the coding sequence ATGAAAAACGTTCTTTTAATTAGTTTCGTAATGTTATTTTCTTTTGTTGCAAATACTCAAGAAACCCCCATTGTTTTTAAAGTAATGGCATGGAATATTTTGCATGGTGCCAATGATATAGAAAATGGTCCTGAAAATGCCGTTAAGATTATTAAAGAAATAAACCCTGATGTTATTTTAATGGTAGAAACCTATGGTTCTGGTAAAATGATTGCGAATTCTTTAGGGTATAATTTTCATTTGATTGCTCAAGAAGGTACTGCTTTGGATGATAAAAGTGTTAACTTATCTATCTTTTCTAAATTTCCTTTTGAAGAAAGAATTGATACAAAATTTCCTTTTTATCTGGGAGGTCGAGCCATTCTTATTAAGGGGCAAAAAATTAATTTATTTTCAAATTGGTTTCATTATTTACCGTGGAATGATGAGCCTGAAAAAATGGGTAAAACAGTAGAAGAATTATTAGAATGGGAGCGAACAGAAACTAAATATAAAATGATTCAAAAAGTACTCCCTACTATTAAAAAATATGCTTTACAAACGGATTCTATCCCAATGATTTTTGGTGGAGACATGAATTCTATATCTCATTTGGATTGGGGAGAAGATACTAAAGAAATACATGAGAATTTAGTTGTGCCATGGTATTCAACGAAAGTATTAGAAGAATTGCAATTGATAGATTCTTACAGAGAAGTAAATACAAATCCTATAACTCATCCTGGAATTACTTGGAATTCCAAAGCATTAAAAGATGAACATAGAATAGATTATATTTTTTATAAAAGTCCAAAACTTAAAGCCATAAAATCAGCATCATATATGGCTTTTTTAAATGAACCATTTTCCATTAATGGAAAACAGATCAATTATCCATCAGATCATGGGTTTGTTGTCACTACATTTGAACTTAAAGAATAA
- the ruvC gene encoding crossover junction endodeoxyribonuclease RuvC, translating into MDTEKIILGIDPGTTIMGFGLIKVVNKKMHFLQLNELQLKKYDNHYVKLKLIFERTIELIDSYHPDEIAIEAPFFGKNVQSMLKLGRAQGVAMAAGLSRDIPITEYSPKKIKMAITGSGNASKEQVAKMLQSTLGLKELPKNLDSTDGLAAAVCHFYNEGRIEVGKNYSGWGAFVKNNPKKIG; encoded by the coding sequence TTGGATACAGAAAAAATCATATTAGGTATAGACCCGGGAACCACAATTATGGGTTTTGGGTTGATTAAAGTGGTCAATAAAAAGATGCATTTTTTACAATTGAATGAGCTACAGCTCAAAAAATACGACAACCATTATGTAAAGCTCAAACTTATTTTTGAGCGTACTATTGAATTGATTGACAGTTATCATCCAGATGAAATAGCTATTGAGGCTCCATTTTTTGGTAAAAATGTGCAAAGTATGTTAAAGTTGGGGCGTGCTCAGGGCGTAGCTATGGCAGCAGGTCTTTCGCGAGATATTCCTATTACAGAATACTCTCCTAAAAAAATTAAAATGGCAATTACAGGTAGTGGTAATGCCAGTAAAGAGCAAGTTGCTAAGATGCTGCAAAGTACATTGGGACTAAAAGAATTACCTAAGAATTTAGATTCTACCGATGGTTTGGCAGCTGCTGTTTGTCATTTTTATAACGAAGGTAGAATAGAGGTTGGTAAAAATTATTCGGGATGGGGAGCTTTTGTGAAGAATAACCCGAAGAAAATTGGTTAA
- a CDS encoding cyclase family protein, with product MLTTIQYGSQKLKINLSEPLDISIPVPLTRDNVGVLAWDQKSPRLKKLRSVRKKHSTNFNSILFMPHAHGTHTECIGHITHEFISINKTLKQFFFLAEVVTVAPEKINGDFVISKKQMQFVLGNKKREAIIIRTMPNMTDKLNKNYSKTNPPYLLEEAVLLLKDKGIEHLLIDLPSIDKEKDGGELLAHNAFWNTKGKKRLSATITEMIFVSNKIKDGKYFLNLQIAPFENNATPSKPILYEVLN from the coding sequence ATGCTCACTACGATTCAATACGGTTCACAAAAATTAAAAATAAATTTATCGGAACCATTAGATATTTCAATACCAGTGCCATTAACACGAGATAATGTGGGTGTTCTTGCTTGGGACCAAAAAAGCCCTAGGCTAAAAAAACTTAGAAGTGTAAGAAAAAAGCATTCTACAAATTTTAATTCCATTCTTTTTATGCCACATGCACATGGTACACATACCGAATGTATAGGACATATTACACATGAGTTTATATCTATAAACAAAACTTTAAAGCAATTTTTCTTTTTGGCAGAAGTAGTTACTGTAGCTCCAGAAAAAATAAATGGGGACTTTGTGATATCAAAAAAACAAATGCAATTCGTTCTCGGTAACAAAAAGCGTGAAGCTATTATTATACGAACCATGCCTAACATGACTGATAAACTTAATAAAAACTACTCTAAAACCAATCCGCCATATTTATTGGAAGAAGCTGTGTTGCTTTTAAAAGATAAAGGCATTGAACATTTATTGATTGACTTACCTTCTATTGATAAAGAGAAAGATGGAGGAGAATTGTTGGCTCATAATGCGTTTTGGAATACAAAAGGTAAAAAGAGACTCTCAGCTACAATTACAGAGATGATTTTTGTGTCCAATAAGATAAAAGACGGAAAGTATTTTTTAAATCTTCAAATTGCTCCTTTTGAGAATAATGCAACACCTAGTAAGCCTATATTGTATGAAGTCTTAAATTAA
- a CDS encoding PhnA domain-containing protein, producing MSVQTALEERSNSTCEMCKATDNLSIYKLPPALNETVDEAVLVCGTCLEQIEDEEKMDSNHWRCLNDSMWSEHQPVQILSWRMLQRLRAEGWPQDLLDMMYLDDEAMAFARASGEHLDKANAIVHRDVNGVILEAGDSVVLIKDLKVKGSSMVAKQGTAVRRVSLDHENAEYIEGKVDGQQIVIITKYVKKL from the coding sequence ATGAGCGTACAAACAGCCTTAGAAGAAAGAAGCAATTCAACTTGCGAAATGTGTAAAGCCACAGATAACTTAAGTATTTATAAATTACCTCCAGCCTTAAACGAAACCGTTGATGAAGCGGTATTGGTTTGTGGTACGTGCTTAGAGCAAATAGAAGATGAAGAAAAAATGGACTCTAACCATTGGAGATGTTTAAATGATAGTATGTGGAGTGAGCACCAACCGGTACAAATTCTCTCTTGGAGGATGTTACAAAGATTGCGTGCCGAAGGTTGGCCGCAAGACTTGTTAGACATGATGTATCTTGATGATGAAGCCATGGCTTTTGCAAGAGCATCTGGCGAGCATTTAGATAAAGCAAATGCTATTGTTCATAGAGATGTTAACGGTGTTATTTTAGAAGCAGGTGATTCTGTAGTATTGATAAAAGATTTAAAAGTGAAGGGCTCTAGTATGGTAGCCAAACAAGGTACGGCAGTGAGACGTGTCTCTTTAGATCATGAAAATGCTGAATATATAGAAGGAAAAGTGGACGGGCAACAGATTGTTATCATCACAAAATACGTAAAGAAGTTATAG
- a CDS encoding glucosidase family protein, with protein MTEILPETKTKWFPIREKLASNCRKYLWNDKVQKFIPHIYLKGSPFPEDFNENEIFYFGGTAIAIEAGLLTKKEIQLSLVEMITRVKKAGASSIGLTLYPPYPEGLFANKIMNPEYSYQNGGDWTWFGARMIQQLINHGFVKEAYEQLLPMTDRVVKNKGFYEWYTVDNKPEGSGTFRGSAGVLYKSILMLEDWAKKNK; from the coding sequence ATGACTGAAATTTTACCAGAAACCAAAACTAAATGGTTCCCCATACGTGAAAAATTGGCTAGTAATTGTAGAAAATACCTTTGGAATGATAAAGTACAAAAATTTATTCCTCATATTTATTTGAAAGGCTCGCCATTTCCTGAAGATTTTAACGAGAATGAAATATTTTATTTTGGAGGAACTGCGATAGCGATTGAAGCCGGTTTATTGACAAAAAAAGAAATACAATTGTCATTAGTGGAAATGATTACGAGAGTAAAAAAAGCCGGAGCATCCTCCATTGGTCTTACACTTTATCCTCCTTATCCAGAAGGGTTATTTGCAAATAAGATTATGAATCCAGAATACAGCTATCAAAATGGAGGAGATTGGACTTGGTTTGGAGCCCGTATGATTCAGCAATTGATTAATCATGGTTTTGTCAAAGAAGCTTATGAACAGTTGTTGCCGATGACAGATAGAGTAGTTAAAAATAAAGGATTTTATGAATGGTATACTGTAGATAATAAACCAGAAGGCTCTGGTACGTTTAGAGGCTCTGCAGGTGTGCTATATAAAAGTATTTTAATGCTCGAAGATTGGGCAAAAAAAAATAAGTAA
- a CDS encoding GNAT family N-acetyltransferase has product MIKISTDKSLLDVNTIYNFITQAYWAKGRTLQEVQKTIDNCLCFGAYLEGEQIGFARICTDYTVFAYVMDVFILPDYRGNGYSKLLMQRVFDDPELQSCTVWMLKTSDAHGLYQQFGFTELKHPEKVMEKIR; this is encoded by the coding sequence ATGATTAAAATTTCCACCGATAAAAGTTTGTTGGATGTCAATACCATTTACAATTTTATAACCCAAGCGTATTGGGCAAAAGGTAGAACACTTCAAGAGGTTCAAAAAACAATAGATAACTGTCTTTGCTTTGGGGCCTATTTAGAAGGTGAACAAATTGGTTTTGCTAGAATTTGTACTGATTATACAGTGTTTGCCTATGTTATGGATGTCTTTATCTTACCTGATTATAGAGGTAATGGGTATTCAAAACTTTTGATGCAACGTGTGTTCGATGACCCGGAATTGCAAAGTTGCACGGTTTGGATGTTAAAAACGTCTGATGCTCATGGTTTATATCAGCAATTTGGCTTTACAGAATTAAAACATCCGGAAAAAGTAATGGAAAAAATTAGGTAA
- a CDS encoding DUF4260 domain-containing protein, translated as MKNVLKLEEIAMFALSIYLFSFLDFDWWWYLVLFFLPDVSFVAYAVNSKIGAYAYNILHHKGIMILSYFLGIYFQNETLQMVGLVFFGHSSFDRILGYGLKYEDSFNNTHLGKIGKKND; from the coding sequence ATGAAGAATGTTTTAAAGCTAGAAGAAATTGCAATGTTTGCCCTTTCTATATACTTATTTTCGTTCTTAGATTTTGATTGGTGGTGGTATTTGGTCTTGTTTTTTCTTCCAGATGTTAGCTTTGTAGCGTATGCAGTTAATTCCAAAATTGGGGCCTATGCTTATAATATTTTACATCATAAAGGGATAATGATACTTAGTTATTTTCTGGGAATTTACTTTCAAAATGAAACATTACAAATGGTGGGTCTCGTATTTTTTGGTCATTCGTCCTTTGATAGAATATTGGGTTATGGTCTTAAATATGAAGACAGTTTTAATAACACGCATTTGGGTAAAATAGGAAAAAAAAATGATTAA
- a CDS encoding MFS transporter, whose protein sequence is MNSKKNSISKMMPVFLTFIVMGFVDIVGVSTGYVQKDFELSDATAQFLPSMVFIWFFVFSIPVGVFQDKIGKKKMMNIGIMVTLFGLLLPFISYSFIMVLIAFVFMGIGNTIVQVSANPLLQEVVPTEKLSSFLSLSQFIKAITSLLGPIIATFFALHYGNWKFVFAVYGVVSILSILWLSATKIEETIKSETPATFTSCMGLLKNKFILALVIAIFLIVGADVGVNSNIQGFMMKLHGTTLETASYGISVYFTALMISRFLGAILLQFLKPIFFLISTTILAIGGVLLILFSPTEMVAYVGIFIIGLGAGNLFPLIFSIAINYLPTGSSEISGLLIMAIVGGAIIPPIMGFVSSQLGVVPSILVLILCFVFILFIPMMAPKKMENL, encoded by the coding sequence ATGAATTCAAAAAAAAATAGTATCAGTAAAATGATGCCCGTATTCTTAACATTTATAGTAATGGGCTTTGTTGACATTGTTGGTGTTTCTACAGGTTATGTGCAAAAAGATTTTGAACTATCAGATGCAACGGCTCAGTTTTTACCCTCAATGGTTTTTATATGGTTTTTTGTGTTTTCTATTCCTGTAGGTGTTTTTCAAGATAAAATTGGCAAGAAAAAGATGATGAACATCGGTATTATGGTGACTTTATTTGGCTTGCTACTACCATTTATTAGTTACTCATTTATAATGGTTTTAATAGCTTTTGTTTTTATGGGTATTGGTAATACTATTGTGCAAGTTTCTGCAAATCCATTATTACAAGAAGTAGTGCCTACAGAAAAATTATCAAGTTTTTTAAGTCTCTCTCAATTTATTAAAGCCATAACTTCTTTGTTAGGTCCTATTATTGCTACTTTTTTTGCACTTCATTATGGAAATTGGAAATTTGTATTTGCGGTTTATGGAGTGGTCTCTATACTTTCCATTTTATGGTTGTCTGCAACAAAAATTGAGGAAACTATAAAATCAGAAACTCCTGCAACTTTTACATCATGTATGGGGTTGCTTAAAAATAAGTTTATTCTTGCTTTGGTTATAGCTATATTTTTAATAGTTGGTGCAGATGTTGGTGTAAACTCTAATATTCAAGGGTTTATGATGAAATTGCACGGAACAACGCTCGAAACTGCCTCTTATGGAATTAGTGTATACTTTACGGCCTTAATGATCAGTAGGTTTTTAGGTGCTATTTTACTACAGTTTTTAAAGCCCATATTTTTTCTAATTAGTACGACGATATTGGCAATAGGAGGTGTTTTGTTAATTCTATTTTCACCAACCGAAATGGTGGCTTATGTTGGCATTTTTATTATTGGTTTAGGTGCTGGTAATTTATTTCCTTTAATTTTTTCAATAGCCATTAATTATCTGCCAACAGGGTCTAGTGAAATTTCTGGATTATTAATTATGGCGATTGTTGGTGGTGCGATAATTCCTCCAATAATGGGATTTGTAAGTTCACAACTCGGTGTTGTTCCTAGTATTCTTGTCCTAATTCTATGTTTTGTGTTTATTCTTTTTATCCCAATGATGGCACCAAAAAAAATGGAGAACCTATAA